The proteins below come from a single Paramormyrops kingsleyae isolate MSU_618 chromosome 25, PKINGS_0.4, whole genome shotgun sequence genomic window:
- the LOC111855395 gene encoding up-regulator of cell proliferation-like: MMDYLKGKKLSLTTILEINEKNISPTDEPIQSLSSVCWWFLRKLFRVNVTARDVSYTDDTAKKGNSAQDWNELWEPEAGDDNINPLDLITALFLCSDGLLQQEMALKMSLCQFSVPLLLPNCDTQQCTLMLWALWDIVKSYRPHSMLESRGFEENRIVLMDLPMISFVRLGRISISKSHIINQVFSNPQQYHDTFVHHNMTNGNISRKVSNGMVEISWYLPGGNSDIFTEPLAVANLRGDISCHPTGFRLLCQTSAAVFVFIDDFKENINLLKPQDSKAPLFLVCNLEKISNNKNDLRNCIDDLKFKTNFIVMKGRQMNDAQFVDKLQSTIRQSVSGDCAKMSIEKMSAVARELKILVDEDNDLCQKAKQKADAVTASISDTPKYKQDQLLLQGDILKKLAKLEKEECRLKNAGTENIQMYRSELNKNKQELRKQQVTKDITPTVKSFISGLSVCKEERAYFLKWMRINLDNLSRKHVLRLKQVYKEVCENDVKNKELILDLENQMSCSSLGIEHFLRELGQLYESAISIPEHSHSKQKMQMIKDLPKVCAEMILEGFPLELVDGDAAYIPLKWVSAVLKELRSMEQNLKIRVITVLGVQSTGKSTLLNTMFGVQFAVSSGRCTRGAFMLLVRVNEDFREQLGCDFIMILDTEGLRSAELAQLADSYEHDNELATLVVGLSDLTIINIPMENSTEMQDILQIVIHAFLRMKEVGKKTHCQFVHQNVADVAAHDKNMRDRKILLDQLNTITQAAAKMERKGEDKKFTDIIEYSDKDNFYIPSLWQGTPPMAPVSAGYSESVVQVRKCVIDTMIDLKEKRPSQTVEEFQEWTSSLWQAVKYENFIFSFRNSIVAEAYSKLCDQYNKWDWDFRREMREWMVKAETKVLNFGTVTQSSQTAENIENFLMMQKTEVVLELVKAEQQLNDNLAKYFENPENHVHLVERYKQDFLYSIKSLRQETENKMMRRLEELLRIKKGRNKLEKIKENQAKMMEEKVSQLLEKCRKSKDTFSEGQLDKEFEQMWNDVVNELPYKSIEEQSVSQEIYLMLHKDLETRGSLAMEILSEVSDLEDCGRKAFIVEEPFLKKFLRTIKIIQSQEIQVISENLIEKCRSFINDKVSQTPQMDYDSTYVREMLIVINDYVQQNRDLSKNVGLQTNLKIHICGIAARKFKQMHKDFIQNNDPLLCLEKDKYQYYEDFKDLYHERDQTQRKAEEFTKKCLEPSVRKYITDYLGSDILDKMKSGDGSLKFSTRTNFQYFILQQLLEDNQFKKFIQFITNYEKSAKNWIVDEIKNTFSGKDCKLSILEINRLGEIVWNIKTAIQEARTISEGNMEEQNICHFIDNIHKHLEDKLIISPDALNKVQTLNNATIEPFANWLMSDVDDMKRSLISEFREDEDIRAKLEKLPFKPQDELFSKMFGCGEMCPFCKVPCEAGGDKHEYHHASIHRPEGIGRYRWQSTEILCTEICSYLVASEVKFKNSKTNEEWVPYKEYWRIYPEWHIQSDTSIKASDYWKYVFAQFNDQFAKKYRAKPAELPPDWLLLTKEDARKCLDDGFLFTSQGSGESEKNGEESVS, encoded by the coding sequence ATGATGGATTAcctgaagggaaaaaaactaaGTCTGACCACTATTCTAGAGATAAATGAGAAAAACATAAGCCCTACAGATGAACCCATTCAGTCCCTGAGTTCAGTATGTTGGTGGTTTCTCCGAAAACTATTTAGGGTGAATGTAACGGCAAGAGATGTCAGTTACACTGATGATACAGCTAAGAAAGGAAACTCAGCTCAGGACTGGAATGAATTATGGGAACCTGAAGCAGGTGATGATAACATCAACCCTCTAGACCTGATTACTGCTCTGTTCCTGTGCTCAGACGGCCTCCTTCAGCAGGAGATGGCTTTAAAAATGTCTTTGTGCCAGTTTTCGGTTCCACTGCTCCTTCCCAACTGTGATACTCAGCAGTGCACTTTGATGCTGTGGGCCTTGTGGGACATTGTAAAGAGCTACAGACCACATTCCATGCTGGAGTCCAGAGGATTTGAAGAGAACAGGATTGTGCTCATGGACCTTCCTATGATCTCTTTTGTTAGACTGGGCAGAATCAGCATCTCTAAATCTCATATTATAAACCAAGTGTTTAGCAATCCACAGCAGTACCATGACACATTTGTTCATCACAACATGACGAATGGCAACATATCTCGCAAGGTTTCTAATGGGATGGTGGAAATTAGCTGGTATCTGCCTGGTGGAAATAGTGACATCTTCACTGAGCCTCTGGCTGTAGCTAATCTTCGGGGTGACATCAGTTGTCATCCTACTGGCTTCAGATTACTCTGCCAAACATCAGCAGCTGTCTTTGTGTTCATTGATGACTTCAAGGAGAACATCAACTTACTGAAACCTCAAGACTCAAAGGCTCCTTTATTCCTAGTCTGCAATTTAGAgaaaataagtaataataaGAATGACCTCAGAAACTGCATTGATGACCTGAAATTTAAAACTAATTTCATTGTCATGAAAGGAAGGCAAATGAATGATGCTCAATTCGTTGACAAACTTCAGTCAACTATCAGACAGTCTGTTTCAGGTGACTGTGCCAAAATGAGCATTGAGAAGATGTCTGCTGTTGCACGTGAGCTTAAGATCCTTGTTGATGAAGACAATGACCTTTGTCAGAAAGCAAAGCAGAAAGCCGATGCTGTTACAGCTAGTATCTCTGACACTCCTAAGTACAAGCAGGACCAGCTACTATTACAGGGGGATATCTTAAAGAAACTGGCTAAACTGGAGAAAGAGGAGTGCAGGCTAAAGAATGCAGGAACAGAAAATATTCAGATGTACAGGAGTgaactgaataaaaataaacaagaactcAGGAAACAGCAGGTCACCAAAGACATTACACCTACTGTAAAGAGTTTCATCTCTGGTTTATCAGTCTGCAAAGAGGAACGTGCCTATTTCCTCAAGTGGATGAGGATCAATCTAGATAACCTTTCAAGGAAGCATGTGTTAAGGCTCAAACAGGTTTACAAGGAGGTATGTGAGAATGATGTCAAAAACAAGGAACTTATACTGGACTTGGAAAATCAGATGTCCTGTAGCTCCTTGGGTATAGAACATTTCCTGAGGGAACTGGGACAGCTCTATGAGTCTGCCATCTCCATACCAGAACATTCACACTCAAAACAGAAGATGCAAATGATCAAGGATTTACCTAAAGTCTGTGCTGAAATGATACTGGAAGGATTTCCGTTAGAGCTGGTGGATGGAGATGCTGCTTACATACCTCTGAAGTGGGTATCTGCTGTGCTGAAGGAACTCCGTTCTATGGAACAGAACTTGAAGATCCGAGTCATCACTGTACTGGGAGTTCAAAGCACTGGGAAATCCACTCTTCTCAATACCATGTTTGGGGTGCAGTTTGCTGTCAGCAGTGGACGGTGCACTAGAGGTGCTTTCATGCTGCTTGTCCGTGTAAATGAGGATTTTAGAGAGCAGCTTGGCTGTGACTTCATCATGATCCTTGACACAGAAGGGCTGAGGTCAGCAGAACTGGCCCAGTTGGCTGACAGTTATGAGCATGATAATGAATTAGCTACACTAGTGGTTGGACTTAGTGACCTCACAATTATAAATATTCCCATGGAAAACTCCACAGAAATGCAGGACATTCTACAGATTGTAATCCATGCCTTTCTCCGCATGAAAGAAGTTGGCAAAAAAACCCACTGCCAGTTTGTGCACCAGAATGTGGCTGATGTCGCTGCCCATGATAAGAACATGAGAGACAGGAAGATTCTTCTGGACCAACTCAACACCATTACTCAAGCTGCAGCCAAAATGGAGAGGAAGGGTGAGGATAAGAAATTTACTGACATCATTGAATACTCTGACAAGGACAATTTCTACATCCCCTCTCTCTGGCAAGGCACCCCCCCTATGGCACCAGTCAGTGCAGGCTACAGTGAATCGGTGGTGCAGGTTAGAAAATGTGTAATAGACACAATGATagatctgaaggaaaaaagacCTTCACAGACAGTGGAGGAGTTTCAGGAATGGACCAGCAGCTTATGGCAGGCAGTGAAATATGagaatttcattttcagtttccgCAATAGCATTGTAGCTGAAGCTTACAGTAAGCTGTGTGACCAGTACAATAAGTGGGATTGGGATTTCCGCAGAGAGATGCGTGAGTGGATGGTAAAAGCAGAAACTAAAGTGTTAAACTTTGGTACAGTGACCCAGAGCTCACAGACAGCTGAGAACATTGAGAACTTTCTGATGATGCAGAAAACTGAGGTCGTTCTAGAATTAGTCAAAGCTGAACAGCAATTAAATGACAACCTGgctaaatattttgaaaatcCAGAGAATCATGTTCACTTGGTGGAGAGATACAAGCAAGACTTTTTATACAGTATCAAAAGTCTGAGGCAGGAAACAGAGAATAAAATGATGAGAAGGTTAGAAGAACTTCTGAGAATTAAAAAGGGGAGGAATAAACTGGAGAAGATTAAGGAAAATCAAGCTAAAATGATGGAAGAGAAAGTGTCTCAGTTACTTGAAAAATGTAGGAAATCCAAAGACACATTTTCAGAGGGTCAGCTGGATAAAGAGTTTGAACAGATGTGGAATGATGTGGTAAATGAGCTGCCATACAAAAGCATAGAGGAACAGAGTGTTAGTCAAGAAATTTACCTCATGTTACATAAAGACCTGGAGACAAGGGGCAGCTTGGCAATGGAAATTCTGTCAGAAGTCAGTGATTTGGAGGATTGTGGGAGAAAGGCTTTTATTGTTGAAGAaccttttcttaaaaaatttCTGCGAACAATCAAAATAATCCAGTCGCAAGAAATTCAGGTAATATCAGAGAACTTAATTGAAAAATGCCGCAGTTTTATTAATGATAAGGTTTCCCAGACACCTCAAATGGACTATGACAGCACCTATGTCAGGGAAATGTTGATTGTCATCAATGACTATGTTCAACAAAATCGGGATCTGTCTAAAAATGTAGGGTTGCAAACCAATCTAAAGATACACATATGTGGGATTGCAGCAAGGAAATTTAAACAAATGCACAAGGACTTTATCCAGAACAATGATCCACTGCTGTGCCTGGAGAAAGATAAATACCAGTACTATGAAGACTTTAAGGATCTCTATCATGAGAGAGATCAGACTCAGAGAAAAGCAGAGGAATTCACCAAGAAATGTTTGGAACCTTCAGTCAGGAAGTACATCACTGACTACCTGGGCTCAGATATTCTGGATAAAATGAAGTCTGGAGATGGATCATTGAAATTCAGCACCCGCACCAATTTCCAGTACTTCATTCTCCAACAGCTACTTGAAGATAATCAATTTAAGAAATTTATACAGTTTATTACAAATTATGAAAAATCTGCCAAGAATTGGATTGTTGACGAAATAAAAAATACCTTTTCAGGAAAAGACTGCAAATTATCAATCTTGGAGATTAATCGCTTGGGAGAAATTGTGTGGAATATAAAAACAGCTATTCAGGAAGCAAGGACGATATCTGAAGGGAATATGGAGGAGCAAaatatttgtcatttcattgatAACATCCACAAGCATTTGGAAGACAAACTCATTATTTCCCCCGATGCTTTGAATAAAGTCCAGACCTTGAATAATGCCACAATAGAGCCATTTGCCAATTGGCTAATGTCAGATGTAGATGATATGAAACGTTCCTTGATTTCAGAGTTCAGGGAGGATGAGGACATTAGAGCCAAACTTGAGAAGTTACCCTTCAAGCCCCAGGATGAGCTCTTCAGCAAGATGTTTGGCTGTGGGGAGATGTGTCCATTCTGTAAGGTCCCATGTGAAGCTGGAGGTGATAAACATGAATATCACCATGCCTCAATTCACCGTCCTGAAGGAATCGGACGATACAGATGGCAATCTACTGAAATCTTATGTACAGAAATTTGTTCATATTTAGTTGCTAGTGAAGTAAAATTCAAGAATAGCAAAACTAATGAAGAGTGGGTTCCCTATAAGGAATATTGGAGAATTTACCCTGAGTGGCACATACAGTCTGACACCAGCATCAAGGCCTCAGACTATTGGAAGTACGTCTTTGCACAGTTCAATGATCAGTTTGCAAAGAAATATCGTGCAAAGCCAGCAGAGCTACCACCAGACTGGCTTCTGTTGACAAAAGAAGATGCAAGGAAATGCTTGGATGATGGATTCCTGTTCACTTCTCAAGGAAGTGGTGAATCAGAGAAAAACGGGGAAGAGAGTGTCAGCTAA